A region from the Pseudomonadota bacterium genome encodes:
- a CDS encoding response regulator, which produces MEHGNKIKKILVVADELDILIFLSNLLRAEGFEVVEANNGEQGLAKARKNLPALIILDVMMPEESGIQTYQALKYDKRLQRIPVIMLSAINKETFSHYQKFESIKARQGIPEPEAFLEKPPEAEELINTVLKLMPTDRCHD; this is translated from the coding sequence ATGGAACATGGAAATAAAATCAAAAAAATATTAGTTGTAGCTGATGAATTGGATATACTGATTTTTCTTTCAAATCTTTTGCGGGCTGAAGGCTTTGAAGTAGTTGAAGCCAATAATGGTGAACAGGGTTTAGCAAAAGCACGAAAGAATTTGCCTGCTCTTATAATACTTGATGTTATGATGCCTGAAGAATCCGGGATTCAGACTTATCAGGCATTAAAGTATGACAAACGGCTCCAGCGCATCCCGGTTATAATGCTTTCGGCAATAAACAAAGAAACTTTTTCCCATTACCAAAAATTTGAAAGTATAAAGGCAAGGCAAGGCATTCCGGAACCGGAAGCTTTTCTGGAAAAGCCGCCGGAAGCAGAAGAACTTATAAATACCGTGCTCAAATTAATGCCAACGGATAGATGTCATGATTAA
- a CDS encoding DEAD/DEAH box helicase family protein yields the protein MITGYHAKYYAHELSRVGGSGIVRLGRALFDACVDLNPYQIEAALFALRSPISKGVMLADEVGLGKTIEAGLVLCQYWAERRRQILIICPASIRKQWALELSEKFNLPLIILDAKTFKEQQKNGTHNPFRDNKIIICSMHYASGKAEEIKEIAWDLVVIDEAHKLRNAYRQSNRIGQHIRCATEDRKKILLTATPLQNSLIELYGLSTLIDDRLFGDLASFRTQFINYSGDISELRDRLSTFCQRTLRSQVTEFVRYTERKLITRPFKPTEQEHKLYEAVSAYLKRDNSYAIPSGQKHLLILIVRKVLASSPHAVAGTLEIMRDRLLKLKEETKKSLNALEVLISGEELDDDLMDELLEDEEDSLIGSASQSTELPSETASKQVDLKKLEAEISELNDYIRWARSIGIDTKTKALLKALEIGFSKMEELGASKKVIIFTESRRTQSWLKDFLESKGYAGQVLTFNGTNKDDTSGLIYQEWLTANKDKDPANPNNGQREKVLIVWRKLTGDLEKDNAMLDEWFQKNRISTRDFEFNTIYVNGSNNLPNLKLDDENWKVRLIEEEFMKRMWDVEEV from the coding sequence ATGATAACGGGCTATCATGCAAAGTATTATGCGCATGAACTAAGCCGGGTTGGTGGAAGTGGCATTGTCAGGCTTGGCCGTGCATTATTCGATGCATGCGTTGATTTGAATCCTTACCAGATTGAGGCTGCTCTTTTTGCGCTTCGCTCTCCTATTTCAAAAGGTGTTATGCTTGCTGATGAAGTAGGTCTTGGCAAAACAATTGAAGCAGGCTTGGTGCTTTGCCAGTACTGGGCTGAACGTAGAAGACAAATTCTTATTATATGCCCGGCATCGATACGGAAGCAATGGGCACTGGAATTATCTGAAAAATTCAATCTGCCTTTAATTATACTTGATGCCAAGACATTTAAGGAACAGCAAAAAAACGGAACTCATAATCCTTTTCGGGATAACAAAATAATAATCTGTTCAATGCATTATGCGTCAGGCAAAGCTGAAGAAATCAAAGAAATCGCCTGGGACCTTGTCGTTATCGATGAAGCTCACAAATTGCGCAATGCATACCGGCAAAGTAACCGGATAGGACAGCATATCCGATGTGCTACTGAAGATCGAAAAAAAATCCTCCTGACTGCAACACCGCTCCAAAATTCCTTGATAGAGCTTTATGGCCTGTCAACCCTTATCGATGATCGGCTTTTCGGAGATCTGGCTTCGTTCAGAACCCAATTTATAAATTATAGCGGAGATATCTCTGAATTGCGAGATCGTCTGTCAACTTTCTGCCAGCGCACGCTTAGAAGTCAGGTAACTGAATTCGTACGTTATACTGAACGAAAGCTTATAACTCGCCCTTTTAAACCAACCGAGCAGGAGCATAAACTGTATGAGGCCGTATCAGCTTATCTCAAACGGGACAATAGCTACGCAATACCATCCGGCCAAAAACATCTGCTTATCCTTATAGTCCGTAAGGTACTTGCTTCTTCTCCGCATGCAGTCGCCGGCACTTTGGAAATCATGCGGGACCGGTTGCTTAAACTTAAGGAAGAAACTAAAAAAAGTTTGAATGCTTTGGAGGTTCTAATCTCCGGTGAAGAGCTTGACGACGATCTTATGGATGAACTTCTCGAAGATGAGGAAGATAGCCTTATTGGAAGTGCTTCACAATCAACTGAATTGCCATCTGAAACGGCTTCAAAGCAGGTTGACCTGAAAAAGCTTGAAGCTGAAATCAGCGAACTGAATGATTATATCCGTTGGGCCAGAAGTATCGGTATAGATACCAAGACCAAAGCGCTTTTGAAAGCACTGGAAATCGGCTTCAGCAAGATGGAAGAGTTGGGAGCAAGCAAAAAGGTTATCATATTTACTGAATCGAGGCGTACGCAGAGTTGGTTGAAAGATTTTCTTGAAAGCAAAGGGTATGCCGGACAAGTTCTGACTTTTAACGGCACCAACAAAGATGACACATCAGGACTGATTTACCAGGAATGGTTAACCGCAAACAAAGATAAGGACCCAGCCAATCCCAATAACGGGCAGCGCGAGAAGGTATTGATTGTCTGGCGCAAGCTTACCGGCGATCTTGAGAAAGATAATGCCATGCTGGATGAGTGGTTTCAGAAAAACCGCATCAGCACCCGCGATTTCGAATTCAATACCATCTATGTGAATGGCAGCAATAACCTGCCGAACCTGAAACTGGATGACGAAAACTGGAAGGTGCGTCTCATTGAAGAAGAATTTATGAAACGCATGTGGGATGTGGAGGAAGTGTAA
- a CDS encoding 4Fe-4S dicluster domain-containing protein, whose product MINNSVDPKLYNEVAKFGAMDMEICMQCGACSASCPLSEGNNPFPRKIYRYLQLGLKDKLLKSSVPWLCYYCGECNKECPRGAEPAETMMAVRRWLTTQYDWTGLAKKLYLSTAWEIGALASVALFIVLLFVFFHGPIITDHVSVNTFAPVIWIEIGDLLMATILSTFLLSNAFRMFRYIMGDTNAPFILYIKEAKTFILNFATQKRWSKCSDDKSRWVKHFILVTGYLTMMTLIIICIRWFQVDDSSWHFTSIFGYYATAVLLFITVEMFLSRMKKQETIHRYSELSDWLFLILLFLTTLTGIMMHIVRLAGWPMGTYVIYVIHLAIAVPMLVIEVPFGKWSHMFYRPLALFLSAVKDKASKASDIDIEELIEKAGETFMVCQQCGTCTSVCPVNLVSDYSPRRILRKLAFNNGTQESVENAAWDCLTCNTCGINCPRGIDIIEVIRAVRTLNISSGKIHESLKAPLDSLKINGNPWNEDPKKRIDWTDDLSIASFTPDNKYCLFTCCTTAYTAENQKAGRALSQLMDHAGVNFGTLGNKENCCSDIAHKAGADDTFSKLITRNTEMFLYENVKTILATSPHCLNSFKNNYPGLKGQVNCEHYTELLERLILKGRLTPFGKIESTVTYHDPCYLGRYNNIYEAPRRILQSIPGLKLVEMGNNREGSICCGGFGTDAWNNYYNSGRKSNQLGMLRIEEALDTGAEMIVTACPFCVLTLNDAVEKLGVKHRITVTDPAQLLLQSVNTVYEVDITNNIKPSYNKEVVYA is encoded by the coding sequence ATGATTAATAATTCTGTCGATCCAAAACTTTACAATGAAGTTGCAAAATTCGGAGCAATGGATATGGAAATCTGCATGCAGTGCGGAGCATGCAGTGCATCATGCCCTTTATCTGAAGGAAATAATCCCTTTCCCCGAAAAATATACCGGTATCTCCAGCTTGGTTTAAAAGATAAGCTGCTGAAATCATCCGTACCCTGGCTTTGTTATTACTGCGGTGAATGCAACAAGGAATGCCCCAGAGGAGCAGAACCTGCAGAAACCATGATGGCTGTCCGGCGCTGGTTGACTACTCAATACGACTGGACCGGACTTGCCAAAAAGCTTTACCTGTCTACAGCCTGGGAAATCGGCGCATTAGCCTCAGTGGCACTTTTTATTGTATTACTTTTTGTTTTTTTTCACGGCCCCATAATTACCGATCATGTTTCGGTAAATACATTTGCACCGGTTATCTGGATTGAAATCGGTGATCTTTTGATGGCAACAATACTTTCCACTTTTCTTCTTTCCAATGCATTCAGGATGTTTCGATATATAATGGGGGACACAAATGCACCCTTTATTCTTTATATTAAGGAAGCAAAAACATTTATTTTAAACTTTGCCACACAAAAACGCTGGAGTAAGTGCTCAGATGATAAAAGCCGATGGGTGAAACACTTCATCCTTGTAACCGGCTATCTTACCATGATGACGCTTATCATTATTTGTATACGATGGTTTCAGGTAGATGACAGCAGCTGGCATTTTACAAGTATTTTCGGCTACTATGCCACAGCTGTTCTTCTTTTTATAACAGTGGAAATGTTTTTAAGCCGTATGAAAAAGCAGGAAACAATACACCGTTATTCAGAGCTTTCCGACTGGCTTTTTCTGATACTTCTTTTTCTTACAACTTTAACCGGAATAATGATGCATATAGTACGTCTTGCCGGATGGCCCATGGGAACATACGTAATATATGTTATACATTTAGCAATTGCAGTACCTATGCTTGTGATTGAAGTTCCTTTCGGAAAGTGGTCCCACATGTTCTACAGACCGTTGGCTCTGTTTTTATCTGCTGTAAAAGATAAGGCATCAAAGGCATCCGATATAGATATTGAAGAATTAATTGAAAAAGCCGGCGAAACATTTATGGTATGCCAGCAATGCGGAACATGTACCAGCGTATGTCCCGTTAATTTAGTTTCAGATTACAGCCCCCGCCGTATTTTGCGCAAACTTGCATTTAATAACGGAACACAGGAGTCGGTCGAAAATGCCGCATGGGATTGTCTTACATGCAACACATGCGGCATAAACTGCCCGCGGGGGATAGACATAATAGAAGTCATACGTGCTGTAAGAACCCTCAATATATCTTCCGGCAAAATTCATGAATCACTTAAAGCGCCTCTTGACAGCTTGAAAATAAACGGCAACCCATGGAACGAAGATCCTAAGAAGCGAATTGACTGGACAGACGATTTAAGTATCGCATCCTTTACACCCGATAATAAATACTGCCTTTTCACATGTTGCACAACGGCTTATACTGCCGAAAACCAAAAAGCCGGACGTGCTTTATCGCAACTTATGGATCATGCCGGAGTTAATTTCGGCACACTCGGCAATAAAGAAAATTGCTGTAGTGATATCGCCCATAAGGCAGGTGCAGATGATACATTTAGTAAGCTTATCACAAGAAACACCGAAATGTTTTTGTATGAAAACGTAAAAACAATACTTGCAACATCACCTCATTGTTTAAACTCCTTTAAAAACAATTACCCTGGTTTAAAGGGCCAAGTAAACTGTGAGCATTATACCGAACTTCTCGAAAGACTGATTTTAAAGGGCCGTTTAACACCTTTTGGAAAAATCGAATCAACGGTTACTTATCATGACCCCTGCTATCTGGGTCGATACAATAATATTTACGAAGCGCCGCGGCGTATACTGCAAAGCATTCCGGGTCTTAAGCTCGTTGAAATGGGAAATAACAGAGAAGGCAGCATTTGCTGCGGCGGATTTGGCACAGACGCCTGGAATAATTACTACAATAGTGGCCGGAAAAGCAATCAGCTTGGTATGTTGCGAATAGAAGAAGCGCTTGATACAGGCGCTGAAATGATTGTAACCGCATGCCCGTTTTGTGTTCTTACGCTAAATGACGCTGTAGAAAAACTAGGTGTAAAACACCGGATAACCGTTACTGATCCGGCACAATTGCTGCTGCAATCAGTTAATACAGTATACGAAGTTGATATTACAAATAACATCAAGCCGAGTTATAATAAAGAGGTAGTTTATGCCTGA
- a CDS encoding virulence RhuM family protein, producing the protein MDTSKGEVLVYQTDDGRIKLDVRLENETVWLTQQMMTELFQTSKQNISLHIQSIYEEGELLPEATVKKYLTVRFEGNREVRRELDYYNLDMIISVGYRVKSLIATRFRIWATQRLKEYIIKGFVMDDERLKNPPVKGSAVPDYFDEMLARIRDIRASERRMYLRVKEIFAMASDYEPSWSETTKFFSIIQNKLHFAATGMTAAELIQSRADHLLPNMGLTIWNGSAVRKTDVGIAKNYLKENEVDELNRIVVMWLDFAEDQAKRRKQVFMKDWEQKLDEFLRFNERRVLPNAGKISKQSAEDHAGAEYEKFEVRRREYKESLGESEYIKQLEEAAKQLPAGGKKKGDKKHGKA; encoded by the coding sequence ATGGATACCTCTAAAGGCGAAGTGCTCGTTTATCAGACTGACGACGGTCGGATAAAATTGGATGTGCGTCTGGAAAATGAAACTGTATGGCTGACCCAACAAATGATGACGGAGCTTTTTCAAACAAGCAAGCAGAATATAAGCCTTCATATTCAAAGTATTTATGAGGAGGGCGAGCTGCTTCCGGAGGCAACTGTCAAGAAATACTTGACAGTTCGTTTTGAGGGAAACAGGGAAGTTCGACGAGAGCTTGATTATTATAATCTCGATATGATTATTTCGGTTGGCTACAGAGTGAAAAGCCTGATCGCAACCCGGTTTAGAATCTGGGCAACCCAGCGGCTGAAAGAGTATATTATCAAGGGGTTTGTTATGGATGACGAACGGCTGAAAAATCCTCCCGTGAAGGGTTCCGCCGTTCCGGATTATTTTGATGAAATGCTGGCGCGTATCCGCGATATCCGTGCCAGTGAGCGAAGAATGTATTTACGGGTGAAGGAAATCTTCGCTATGGCATCTGATTACGAACCGTCATGGTCGGAGACAACGAAATTTTTCAGCATAATTCAGAACAAGCTGCATTTCGCTGCTACTGGTATGACCGCTGCCGAGCTGATCCAATCGCGCGCGGATCACCTGCTTCCCAATATGGGTCTGACCATCTGGAACGGAAGCGCAGTTCGTAAGACCGATGTTGGTATTGCGAAAAACTACCTGAAAGAAAATGAAGTCGATGAGCTGAACCGGATTGTCGTTATGTGGCTGGATTTTGCCGAAGATCAGGCCAAACGCCGTAAGCAGGTGTTTATGAAAGACTGGGAGCAAAAACTGGATGAGTTTTTACGCTTCAATGAGCGAAGAGTGCTTCCTAATGCCGGGAAAATAAGCAAACAATCGGCCGAGGATCATGCCGGAGCGGAATATGAAAAGTTTGAAGTGCGGCGCAGAGAATATAAGGAGTCTTTGGGAGAGTCGGAATACATAAAACAACTGGAAGAGGCGGCCAAACAATTGCCTGCCGGAGGCAAAAAAAAGGGAGACAAGAAGCATGGCAAAGCGTAA
- a CDS encoding DEAD/DEAH box helicase family protein, producing the protein MLLNQWLISLFGIDPLAEHNLYGQKLRPFHLLSDPIRNQITEGVDHDNLHHFYHSLVDSNLFWNDTCSLSKDQILLYEENIVRQTKTINEKRHRRIVWKYYQWLTLLFVEIYLDRFFSNREGLLNELNEFVERFNRHWNDYADVPFYNEDDLNKLCLQNATGSGKTLLMHVNLLQYRHYAKMHRKDKDLSRVILLTPNERLSEQHVSEFQDSGFGFVERLQPQKSGSLSKIDVVEITKLADQEGPNTIATRSLGDQNLLLVDEGHRGMSGKEEGVWFTRRGDLCAKGFTFEYSATFEQAVKASGNSDFENSYAKTVVFDYSYRWFYEDGFGKDYQILNLPKSFEETYAIYMTACLLKFYQQLRIYEEKTKEFEAFNLEKPLWIFVGSTVSSGRMTKDDQIVATDVALIIQFIADFLDNRQTAKRRIHEILTGKGQDTGLLDKDGNDIFAGAYTYLARSLNAGENEEDLYRDILLRLFNNSAGGNLTLERIKGESGEIALRVGTSEIPFGLINVGNTKSLCDHVAGVAAQNDTRLTVADTDFTEAMFASVKNSTSPVNLLIGSKKFVEGWDCWRVSTMGLMHVGRSEGSQIIQLFGRGVRLKGYAWSLKRSGKSHALIHPAFIEELETLNVFGIEADFMEKFREFLKEEGLPGNERRKVITIPLNVTYDFGKKLKMLRPKRKASDGKEYDFKKDAPVPSVGAVPDYMTHNTVVADWYPRIQAVQSRGTMLATKKDSVLLREQHLTLLNYDELFFELEQFKREKSWYNLNISKEGIKELLSRNDWYTLYLPEARLNPEDFDGVMLLQQIVTELLKRYCEHFYNYCKREFIEPRLELRELTPDDDNLPKEEFYQLIVDGDEEQVIQGIRQIKKNLEEKKDELLKIGDLNACNFGKHLFQPLFHVRAGGKVTVLPVALNESEYRFVTDLKKWCGNHKTGLDKDGIELFLLRNMSRGKGVGFFEAGNFHPDFILWILTGKKQYVTFIEPHGLLHEGPASDKILFHKRIKDVEKRLNDPSVILNSFILSWSRYPQLKWGSTQEELEKMHVLFMTDDPDGYIDKLLNELRRLAK; encoded by the coding sequence CTGCTGCTCAACCAGTGGCTTATAAGTCTGTTTGGTATCGATCCTCTTGCCGAGCATAATCTGTACGGTCAAAAATTGCGACCATTCCATTTACTTTCTGATCCAATCAGGAACCAGATAACGGAGGGAGTGGACCATGACAATCTTCACCACTTCTACCATTCACTTGTGGACAGCAATCTTTTCTGGAATGATACTTGCTCATTGAGCAAGGATCAAATACTGCTCTACGAAGAAAACATTGTCCGGCAGACCAAAACCATCAATGAAAAACGTCATCGCCGGATAGTCTGGAAGTATTACCAGTGGCTCACATTGCTTTTTGTTGAAATATACCTTGATCGTTTCTTTAGCAACCGGGAAGGTTTGTTGAATGAACTTAATGAATTTGTTGAGCGTTTCAACCGGCATTGGAACGATTACGCCGATGTACCTTTTTATAACGAGGATGACCTGAACAAACTTTGTCTGCAAAATGCAACCGGCAGCGGCAAGACTTTGCTTATGCATGTAAACCTTTTACAGTACCGTCATTATGCAAAGATGCATCGCAAGGATAAGGATCTTTCCCGCGTCATTCTGCTAACTCCAAATGAAAGACTTTCGGAACAACACGTTTCCGAATTCCAGGATAGCGGTTTTGGGTTTGTCGAAAGGCTTCAGCCTCAAAAATCAGGTTCTTTAAGTAAAATAGATGTTGTAGAAATCACCAAGCTGGCCGACCAGGAAGGCCCTAATACTATAGCCACCCGCAGTCTGGGCGACCAGAATCTGCTGTTGGTGGACGAAGGCCATCGCGGAATGAGCGGAAAGGAAGAAGGTGTTTGGTTTACGCGGCGCGGTGATCTTTGCGCAAAAGGGTTCACATTTGAGTATTCAGCGACCTTTGAACAAGCTGTTAAGGCTTCAGGAAATTCCGACTTTGAAAACAGTTATGCCAAAACTGTTGTTTTCGACTATTCCTACCGCTGGTTTTATGAAGATGGATTCGGAAAGGATTATCAGATTCTTAATCTACCCAAATCCTTTGAAGAAACCTATGCAATATATATGACCGCATGCCTGCTCAAGTTCTACCAACAGCTTCGCATTTACGAAGAAAAGACAAAGGAATTCGAAGCATTCAACCTGGAAAAACCGCTTTGGATCTTTGTAGGAAGTACTGTTTCCTCCGGAAGGATGACAAAGGACGACCAGATCGTGGCTACCGATGTGGCATTGATCATTCAGTTTATTGCCGACTTTCTGGATAACCGGCAAACAGCAAAACGCCGGATACATGAAATCCTTACAGGCAAGGGTCAGGATACCGGGCTTCTGGACAAAGACGGCAACGATATCTTTGCCGGAGCTTATACATATTTGGCCCGATCCTTAAATGCCGGTGAAAACGAAGAAGATCTTTATCGGGATATTCTCTTGCGCCTGTTCAATAACTCCGCAGGTGGAAACCTCACTCTTGAACGCATCAAAGGAGAATCCGGCGAAATAGCGCTGCGTGTAGGTACATCAGAGATTCCTTTTGGCCTGATTAATGTCGGTAATACAAAAAGCCTCTGTGATCATGTAGCCGGGGTCGCCGCTCAAAATGACACCCGTCTTACCGTTGCAGACACTGACTTTACCGAGGCTATGTTTGCATCCGTTAAAAATTCCACATCCCCGGTCAATCTTCTGATTGGTTCAAAAAAATTTGTCGAAGGTTGGGACTGTTGGCGTGTCAGCACTATGGGCCTTATGCACGTAGGCAGATCCGAAGGTTCGCAGATAATCCAGTTGTTTGGCCGTGGTGTCCGCCTGAAAGGTTATGCTTGGAGTCTGAAACGCAGCGGCAAATCCCATGCTCTTATCCATCCTGCATTCATTGAAGAACTTGAAACACTTAATGTATTCGGCATTGAGGCTGACTTCATGGAGAAATTCCGTGAATTCCTCAAAGAAGAAGGTCTTCCGGGTAATGAACGCCGCAAGGTCATCACCATACCTTTGAACGTGACCTACGATTTTGGCAAGAAATTAAAAATGTTGCGCCCCAAACGAAAAGCATCTGATGGCAAGGAATATGATTTCAAAAAAGATGCGCCGGTGCCATCTGTTGGCGCTGTTCCTGATTATATGACGCATAATACGGTCGTAGCAGATTGGTATCCGCGTATTCAGGCCGTACAGTCGCGGGGAACAATGCTTGCGACCAAAAAAGACAGTGTTTTGCTGCGTGAACAGCATCTCACTCTTCTGAATTACGATGAACTTTTTTTTGAACTTGAGCAGTTCAAACGTGAAAAAAGCTGGTACAACTTAAATATTTCCAAAGAAGGCATAAAGGAACTACTGTCCCGAAATGACTGGTACACCCTTTACTTGCCGGAGGCCAGACTGAATCCGGAAGATTTTGATGGTGTTATGCTCTTACAGCAAATAGTTACAGAACTGCTGAAACGATATTGTGAACATTTCTATAACTATTGCAAACGCGAGTTTATTGAACCGCGCTTGGAACTGCGGGAATTGACACCTGATGATGACAACTTGCCAAAGGAAGAGTTTTATCAACTAATCGTTGACGGTGATGAGGAACAGGTTATTCAGGGAATTCGGCAAATCAAAAAAAACCTGGAAGAGAAAAAGGATGAGCTGCTTAAGATAGGTGATTTAAACGCATGTAATTTTGGCAAGCATCTTTTTCAGCCTTTGTTTCATGTCCGGGCTGGCGGAAAGGTTACCGTTTTACCTGTAGCTCTGAATGAAAGCGAATATAGATTTGTAACCGATTTAAAAAAATGGTGTGGCAACCATAAGACCGGATTGGATAAGGATGGTATTGAACTCTTTCTTCTCAGAAATATGAGCCGAGGCAAAGGAGTAGGTTTCTTTGAGGCCGGTAATTTTCACCCCGACTTCATACTATGGATTCTGACCGGAAAAAAACAATATGTCACCTTCATCGAACCACATGGACTTTTGCACGAAGGCCCTGCAAGCGATAAGATATTATTTCACAAGCGCATTAAAGATGTAGAAAAACGCCTGAACGATCCATCTGTAATTTTAAACAGCTTTATACTCTCCTGGTCGAGATATCCACAATTGAAATGGGGCAGCACTCAGGAGGAGCTTGAAAAAATGCATGTCCTATTCATGACTGATGACCCGGACGGTTATATCGATAAGCTCTTAAACGAATTAAGGAGGCTGGCGAAATGA
- a CDS encoding sigma 54-interacting transcriptional regulator — protein MSQKTQNKNDRNIESDQLLELLDELNVGAFTVNIHRKVSSMNLTAQALMGLKEDEAENQDCREVFCGVPCMIKCLFKSGKAWDDDPTTKVTEAPHRLVTRLATPIYDSKQELVGCLTILQDHYPITDLINRVHFEERSLKMILENLDIGIFTVNRGGHITFFNNTAETISGYARNQVLGKPCATLFEGAGKIDLEMLKDSIENGNTRSNRNGRMRTNNGDIIPIRASFMALKNEKGYIVGGLSTFYDLTVVYQLNKAISDRYTFHDMIGKDPSMQKIFDITRVVSGTNSTVLIEGPTGTGKDLLAKIIHSESTRAGKPFVKVNCAALPENLLESEMFGYVKGAFTGADRDKPGRFQEASGGTILLDEIGDLPLSLQAKMLHVLEDKKFYPLGSRRPVKVDIRILSASNRGLKNLVDKHQFREDLYYRLNVLQIEIPPLKDRRSDIPLLIRHIMRKHFGPSMHLTKDISEKAMEVLLNYNYPGNIRELENILEHALIISQEERIELHHLPNYILKDFKSSCTNFDENQDHKKPATANKERETILKALQNNKWNRTQAANALKMERTTLWRKMKRYNIIKQLPE, from the coding sequence ATGTCTCAAAAAACACAAAACAAAAACGACAGGAATATCGAAAGCGATCAGTTGCTGGAATTATTGGATGAATTGAATGTCGGCGCTTTCACAGTAAATATTCACCGCAAAGTATCGTCCATGAACCTAACCGCACAGGCGCTTATGGGGCTTAAAGAAGACGAAGCCGAAAACCAGGATTGCCGGGAAGTATTTTGCGGTGTTCCATGCATGATAAAATGTCTTTTCAAAAGCGGTAAGGCATGGGATGATGATCCGACTACCAAAGTAACTGAAGCCCCGCACAGACTCGTTACCCGCCTTGCAACGCCAATATATGATTCCAAACAGGAACTGGTTGGTTGTTTAACCATTTTGCAGGATCATTATCCTATTACAGATCTGATTAACCGGGTTCATTTTGAAGAAAGAAGCCTTAAAATGATCCTGGAGAATCTTGATATAGGCATTTTCACTGTTAACCGCGGAGGACATATCACTTTTTTCAATAATACGGCGGAAACGATTTCAGGATATGCCAGAAATCAGGTTCTTGGAAAACCATGCGCAACACTGTTTGAAGGGGCAGGAAAAATCGATCTTGAAATGCTGAAGGATTCCATAGAAAACGGCAACACACGCAGCAACCGTAATGGCCGTATGAGAACCAATAACGGTGATATCATACCGATACGCGCAAGCTTTATGGCTCTTAAAAACGAAAAAGGATATATTGTCGGAGGACTTTCAACTTTTTATGATCTTACGGTAGTTTATCAGCTTAACAAGGCTATCAGCGACCGCTATACGTTTCATGACATGATCGGCAAAGATCCTTCAATGCAAAAGATATTTGATATTACGCGTGTTGTTTCAGGTACAAACTCAACTGTTTTAATAGAAGGCCCTACCGGAACCGGAAAGGATCTTCTGGCAAAAATAATACATTCCGAAAGCACTAGAGCCGGCAAACCTTTTGTTAAAGTAAATTGCGCAGCCCTTCCTGAAAACCTGCTTGAATCGGAGATGTTTGGCTATGTAAAGGGTGCTTTTACCGGTGCAGACCGCGATAAACCCGGAAGATTCCAGGAAGCTTCCGGAGGAACAATTCTGCTTGATGAAATTGGCGATCTTCCGCTGTCTCTTCAGGCAAAAATGCTGCATGTGTTAGAAGATAAAAAATTTTATCCTCTTGGCAGCAGGCGTCCCGTTAAAGTGGATATCCGCATTCTATCGGCAAGTAACCGCGGCCTTAAAAATCTTGTTGATAAACATCAGTTTCGCGAAGACCTCTATTACAGGTTAAATGTTTTGCAGATAGAAATTCCTCCTCTTAAAGACAGAAGATCCGATATTCCGCTTCTTATCCGGCATATCATGAGAAAACATTTCGGGCCAAGTATGCACCTTACAAAAGATATTTCGGAAAAAGCAATGGAAGTACTTCTTAATTACAATTATCCAGGTAATATAAGAGAACTGGAAAACATACTTGAACACGCATTGATCATAAGTCAGGAAGAACGAATAGAATTGCACCATCTGCCCAATTATATACTAAAGGATTTTAAATCTTCGTGTACCAATTTTGATGAGAACCAGGATCACAAAAAACCGGCAACAGCAAATAAAGAAAGAGAGACCATTCTAAAAGCCCTGCAAAACAATAAATGGAACCGCACACAAGCAGCAAATGCTTTAAAAATGGAGCGCACCACGCTTTGGAGAAAAATGAAACGTTATAATATTATAAAGCAACTGCCAGAATAA